Sequence from the Terriglobales bacterium genome:
GTACCATCACTCGCACGGTGCCGAACGGCTTCAACGATTGGGAGGCCTCGGGCCGCGCGGATATCCAGGTAACCTCAAAGGACCGCTTCTTTGCCCGCTACCTGTTCCAGGACCTGTTCTTTGATTTCGCCGCCTCCGGTGGTCGTTCGGCGGCTGGCTACTGGGTAGCTGGACCGGGTCGCACACAGCAGATCGGCGTGGACTGGGTGCGCAACTGGACCAACACCTTCGTCAACCAGTTCCGCTTCAGCTACAGCCGCGCCTTCTTCGGCTTCACCGGAGGTTCCGATCCGAACTGCACGGTCGAAACCATCAACCAGTGCCCGTTCAGCGTGGCTATCACGGGCCGTCCCTCGATGGGACATGCCACTAACCTGCCCCAGGACCGTTTGGTCAATAACTCGCAGTGGCAGGACAATGCCAGTTGGGTGATTGGCAAGCACACCCTCAAGTTTGGTGGTGAATATGCTCGCCAGCGCTCGCCGAACAACTTCCTCCCCTCGGTGAATGGCTCCTACAGCTTCACCAGTTTCAACAACTTCGTTCGCAACATCGCTTCGGCGCTGACACTGGCCGATGGCCCGGTGCTCTTCAACTTCAAGGAACAGGATGCCGCTCTCTACTTCCAGGATGACTGGAGGATCAAGGACAACCTGACCTTGCAGCTCGGTCTGCGCTGGGAGTACACCCAGCAGGCGGTCAACCTGTTGCATGACCTGACCGTGGCTCGCGAGTCCGATCCCTCCACGGCGTTCTGGGATACGACCCTGCCGTTGAGCCGGACCACGTTCCCGCTCATTCCCGCCGATACCAACAACTTCGGGCCGAACATTGGTTTTGCCTGGACCCCCCGCTTCTGGGAGGGCTTCTTCGGCAAGGACAAGACGGTCATCCGCGGCGGCTATCGCGTCGCCTATGACCCGGCCTTCTACAACATCTTCGCCAACTCGGCCACCGCCGCCCCGGTCGTAAACCTGGGGGCCATCGCGGCGGCCAACCGTCCCATTCCGGCCGGCACGGCTTATAACGGAGCCGAACTCCGCGCCGCGAAACTGCCCTTCCTGCCGCTCGGTGTCGATCCAGGGATTCGCGCCCAGACCGACGTCTCGCCCAACTTCCACAATCCCTATGTGCAGCAGTGGTCGCTGGGCTTGCAGCGGGAGGTCACCTCGAAAATCGGCTTTGAGGTTCGCTACGTGGGCAACCACGCCGTGGGCCTGTTCCAGACCATCAACGCCAATCCGCGGCTGGATGCTCTGCTGGCCGACTTCCCCGACTTGGTTCCGTCGGGCGTCGCTCCCTGTTCGGATCCCACCATGCCGGGCTTTGCTCAGTTCCGGCCCAATTGCGAGAAGCGCCTGCTCCGTCGGCGGACCAACACCGCTTGGTCCATTTACCACGGCTTGCAGTCTCGGCTGGACGTGCAGAACTGGCACGGCTTGACCGCAGGCGTCAGCTACACCTTCAGCCGCACGATTGACAACGTCAGCGAGATTTTCGCCACGTTTGCTGGCGGCAACAGCAACGCCCTGGCGCAGAACCCGTTCGACATCAATCAGGGCGAGCGTGGGGTCAGCGGTATCTCCTTCCCGCACGCCTTCTCCGTATACTGGATCTACGACCTCCCCATGTTCAAGAACCAGCAGGGTTTCGTGGGACGGTTGCTGGGCGGCTGGCAGATCAACGGCATCCACCGCTACCGCAGCGGCCAGCCGTTCAACCCGCTGCACGTCTTTTGGAACACGGGCTACTGCGACTCGGCGTTCTACGCGCAGTTCTTCGGGTTCGTGGACAACTGCCGACCGGTACTCTCCAACTCGAGCGCCCCGCTCGACTCGGTGGGATTGCTCGACCCGTTCGGCTCCGGGAACCTCATCAACCTGTTTGATTGCGATGACCCCTTTGGCGCCACGACGGGAACGGGAACCGCGGGCTGCCCGTTCGTCTCGCCCAGCGATGTCCACTGGATCATCAACGATGACAACTTCTCCTTCACCAGCGGCGGTGGTCCATACCAGGGCGTCGGCCGCAATACTCTGCGCGGAGAGACCGTGAACAACGTGGATCTCGGTATCTTCAAGAACACCAAGATCAACGAGCGCTTCACGCTCCAGTTCCGTGCGGAAGCCACCAACCTGCTCAACCGCATGTTCCGTGGTGTTCCCGACCCGATCATTGACGACTGCCCGCTCAGCGGAGGCGCGCAGAGCGCCACTGCGTACTGTGGAGGTACCCCGGGTTCGTGGATGAACGTGGCCTTCAACTCCAGCAACCGTCGTCGCATGACCTTCGGTCTGAAGCTCATCTTCTAACCGAAACGTCGGCGACGCCGACTTTCTTCAGGCCGGCCGCAAGGCCGGCCTGAATTTTTTTGAAAGCCGCCCCTGGCCGTTGGCTCTGGGCCTTTGGCGAACCCCCTGCGGCCGGCGAGAGCGTCACAGGGCAACATAGGGGTGGTTCGTATCAGGGCGCGGCTCGGTAGGTCGGGCCTTCAGGCCCGACTCGCGCAGCGACCGCTCCGTCACAGGCTGCATTGGCAGCGGCTTTGGCCGCTGAGGGACAAGCCAAAAGCCAAACGTGCTAAAAAAAAGCCCCGCTGCGAGCGGGGCTTCTCTTCTGCGACCGAACAGGGCGCTACTGCACCAGGAACGTGTAGTGGCTGGCTGAAGCCATGAAGAACAACATAGGAACGGAGAGCCAGGCATTGGTGCGCGAGGCCAAAAACGCCGCCCGCGCCAGCTTGGCCGACTGTTCCGGCACTGGCGTGCCGTCAGTGACGTTTGCCCGCGTCCAGGCCAGGATCTTCTTCTGGTTGCGCCAGATGATGCCCCACACGTTGAACAGCATGATGAACCCGTAGCCGCCCCCCACGCCGATGGAGAGCATGCGGCTGCTCTCCCAGCCGTGGGCGTTCAGCTTCAGGTAGATCATGGTGGCGCCGAAGATCAGCGCTGCTACGAAAACCGCCAGGAACGGGCCCTTGTTGAGCGCGCCTTTGCCGTGCGTCACCAGCAGCATCACCAGCACCCAGGTCCCGATCCAGATGCCCAGGAAGTTCAGCACCGAGTTCATCGAGCTCGCGCTCAGCCCATGCACGGCGGCGTTGCGGGCGTCGGCGGCCACGATGATCATCCAGTACATGAAGCCGGCCAGCACCGTCATCATGGCGCCCCAGCGGAACCACCACAGCGCCCGCGGCATCAGGGCCAGCACCACCTTGCCCTTGTAGCCGGCCTCCAGCTCTTTCTGGAAGGGCACATTCACCAGGTTGAAGAAGTACAGCAGCCCGATCCATGTGATTCCGGCCAGAAAGTGGATCCAGCGCAGCGTCACTTCATACAGCGGCCCGTCTCCCGGGGGCAGGATCTTCACCTGGAAGAGAGCGGGCAACACAGAACTCAGGAAGTCCATGGTTGGCTCCTTGCGAATAGTTCGACTGCTGCAGTCAGCGGACGAGTATACAAAAACTTTGCCATTGGGGAAGCGGAAAGCTCAGATCACAAAAGTGGATAGCCACAAGCGCACCCGCTCGGGGTGTTGAAAATCCCCGCGCAGAACCGTATGGTAGGAATTGACAGGACCGCTGAACGCGCTCGCGTGTGCGCAGAAGGCCCTCAGGGCGGGACCATGTTGCCTGCGGATCCCAAGCCGGCCCAGAACATCCAGGACGCGTTCCTGAACAACGCGCGCCGGGACAAGTCCGTGGTGACCATCTACCTGGTCAGCGGCGTGAAGCTCACCGGCCGCATCCGCTCCTTCGACAAGTATTCGGTCATCCTGGAATCGAACCACCAGGAGCAGCTCATCTTCAAGCACGCCATCTCGACCGTGGTGCTGCCGCGCCCCGGTCACGGCGCTGAGAGGAGCGCGGCGGCCCACGCTGCCGCTCCCGAGCCTCCCTCCGCCGACTCTCCGGAGGCCTGATATTCGCGGAAGCTCACGCGACTCCGGCTCTCACCTCGTCACCGCAGCCGAGCAGGCGCGCCGCCGGCGCGGTTTCACGCAGACTCCCGAGCGCGCTTTTCTGGCTGGCTTGGAATGGGGACCGCGCCGGACTCGGCCCGGTTCCATCCCTGACCAGGCGCGGCGTGCTGCCGCTTCCGCGCGCGGACCGGAGAGTGAGGCCGCCGTTCCCGCCGTCTCGGTGGAGGAATCCCTCGCCGAGTTGCGCGAGCTGGCCACCAGCGCCGGCGCGCAGGTGGTGGGCGAGTTCCTGCAGCGCCGCGACCGCCCCGACCCGGCGACTCTCGTGGGCCGCGGCAAGCTCCAGGAAATTTCCGGCGCCCTCGCCTCCAGCGGCGCTGACCTGCTCATCTTCGACCACGACCTCTCACCGTCGCAGCAGCGCAACATCGAGCAGGCTGTGGGCACGCGCGTGGTCGACCGCACCCAGCTCATCCTCGATATCTTTGCCCGCCACGCCCGCACGCGCGAAGGCCAGCTCCAGGTGGAACTGGCCCAGCTCGAGTACCTGCTACCCCGCCTCACCGGCCGCGGCGTGGAGATGTCGCAGCTTGCCGGCGGCATCGGCACCCGTGGCCCGGGCGAAACGCAGCTCGAAACCGACCGCCGCCGCATCTACCGCCGCATCCGTCACATCCAGCAGCAGCTCGAAAAAGTGCGGCGCACCCGCGCACAGCAGCGCCAGCGCCGCGAATCCGTCCCGGTCGCGACCGTCGCGCTGGTGGGCTACACCAACGCCGGCAAGTCCACGCTGTTCAACGCTCTCACCCGAGCCGGCGTTGAGGAATCTCCGCGCCTGTTCGCCACCGTCGATCCCACCCTGCGCGCCGTCACGCTCCCTTCGCGGCGCAGGATCCTGCTTTCCGACACGGTCGGTTTCATCCGCAATCTGCCCCACACGCTGGTAACCTCCTTCCGCGCCACGCTCGAGGAAGTGGAGCGCGCCGCACTGCTGCTGCACGTCATGGACGTCACCAGTCCGGTGGCCGCCGACCACGAAGCCCAGGTCGAAAAAGTGCTGGGCGAGCTGGGCGCGGCCTCCAAGCCCCGCTTGCGCGTGGTCAACAAGATCGACCTGCTCCCGCCCGCCGACCGGGACGCCCGGCGCGACGACGAACGTACCGTGCACATCTCCGCCGCCCGCGGCATCGGCATCTCGACGCTGCTCGACCGCATCGACCAGAGGCTCGAGGAAGACCCGCTCAGCCGCGTCCACCTGCGCATGCCGCAGGCCGAAGGCAAGGCGCTGGCCATGGTGGAAGCCCGCGCCCGCGTCTTCGCCCGCCGCTACCGCGACGGCTTCGTCGAACTCGACGCCCAGGCACCAGCCTCCCTCTTGCGCAAACTCCGCCCGTACGTCGTTGATTAACACCGGACTTTACGGTGGGAGAGCGGAGCTTCAGCCCCGCGCCAAGCGCCGCGCACCCTGGGCTTTAGCCCTGGAAGTCAGACTGACCGCTAGCTACTGGCCACTGCAGTTAAATGGGCCCGCGGCCAAGAAGCGGTGACAATTCCTTGGCTACAGGCCCATTCGATCCTGAAACGGATCGGAGGTGATGCTTTTATGTTAACCCTGTCCGCCCCAAAGTCAAGGATTGTTTGGCCCGGAAAACCCTTCGCGGAACAGGCTTCCGCGGGTGCGGCGTCAGTCGTGCCCCTTCAGACGGGCGGTTTTTCGTTGCGTTGACCGTTCCCTGTGCCGGATGTTAGTTTGTAAGGTTGGGCGCGCTCCGAACCTCCTGTTCGTAAGCTTCAGGCATGGAAGAAACCCTCAAGCAAGTGGGCGGATTACTGCTCGCGGCCATCCCCACGGTGGTCCTGTTCCTGATTGTTTTCCTCTCCTACCTGACCCTGGTGCACCGCCCGCTCACCCGCGTGCTGGAGGAGCGCCACGCCCGCGGCGAGGGCGCCATCGAGAAGGCGCGCGCTGATATCGCCCGGGCCGACGCCCGCACCGCCGAGTACGAGCAGAAGATTCGCGACGCCCGTTTGGCCATCTTCAAGGCGGCGGAAGAACGCCGCAAGAAGTCGCTGGAGGCCCGCGCCGCCGCCATCGCCGAGGCCCGCGCCCGCGCCGAAGACCTGGTCCACCAGGCCCGCATGACGCTGGAATCGGAAGCCGTCAGCGCCCGCCGCACCCTCGAGGCCGAATCCGAGCGCCTCGCCGATCAGATTATCCAGACCATCCTCCGGCCCGCCGCCGTGGCTGCAGAAAGGCAGGCATGACCGCCCGCCTCGCTCTTCTCGCGGTGCTGTTCGCCGGTCTGGTCCTGGCCGCGGCCGCGTTCGCCCAGGAACACCAGCCCGCCGCACAACCCGGCCACGAAGCCTCCGACAGCAGTCAGGCCGCCGGCGAGCACGAGGGCGACGCGCACGCAGAATTCAAGTATTCGCCCTCGGTCAGGAAGATCGCCGAATGGACCGGGATGAGCGTCGAGAGCGCCTACTGGGTCAGCGTCATCCTGAATTTCGTGGCGGTCGTGGTGGTGTTGTGGGTCGTGCTCCGGCCGGTCATCGGCAAAGCCTTCGCAGACCGCAACGTCGCCATCCGCCAGTCCATCGACGAGGCGCGCAAGGCCAGCGAGGAAGCGCAAAAACGTCTGGCCGATATCGAAGCCCGCCTCGCCCGCATCAGCACCGAGATCGCCGATCTGCGCTCCGCTGCGGAAGCCGACGTCGCCGCCGAGGAGGCCCGCCTGCGCGCCGCCGCCGAAGAAGACAAGGCCGCCATCCTGCGCGCTGCCGAGGAAGAGATCAGCGCCGCTGCCCGCCTGGCGCGCAAGGACCTGAAGGCTTACGCGGCCGAGCTTGCGGTGTCTCTCGCGGAAAAACGCATCCAGGTCAGCGAGCAGGCGGACCAGCAGATGGTGCGCAGCTTCCTGGAACAGCTTTCCCGGGACGGGAGGTAGCCGATGGCCGCCGTCGTCAGCCGCTACGCTCGCGCCCTCGCCGACCTGGCGATCGAGAAGCATCTCGATCCCGCCCGCACCGTCGCCGAGCTCAACGCGCTGGCCGAAGTCATCGCCCAGCACCACGAACTGCGCACCGTGCTGGAGAATCCCTCCGTGCCCGCGCGCCAGAAGCTGGCCGTGCTCGACGCCATTGTGGCCCGTCTCGGCGTCTCCCGCTACTTGCGCAATTTCGCCGCCGTGGTGATGGATCACCGCCGCATCGCGGCGCTGCCGGAGATCGCCCGCCAGTTCGCGCTCGAGCTGGATTCGCGCCTGGGCTTCGCCGAGGCGGAGATCACCTCCGCCCGCGAGCTCGCAGAAGACGAAAAACGTGATCTCACTGCGCGCCTGGAGAAGCTCACCGGCAAAAAGATCCGCCCGCGCTACCGCCAGGATCCGCAGGTGCTGGGCGGCGCGGTCATCCGCATCGGCTCTACCGTCTATGACGGTACCGTGCGCGGCCAGCTCCAGCGCCTCAAAGAGCAACTCGCCGGCACCTGACTGAGAACTGAGAACCGAGAACTGAGAACTAACTGACAACTGACCCCATGGCACAGATCAAAGCTGACGAAATCACGCAGATCATCCGCGAGCAGATCGAGAACTACGAGTCCCGCGTCTCGGTCGACGAGGTGGGCACCATCATCTCGCTCGGCGACGGCATCGCCCGCATCCACGGCCTCGACAAGGTCATGGCCGGCGAAATGCTCGCCTTTCCCCACGGCGTTTCCGGCATCGCCATGAACCTGGAGGAAGACCAGGTCGGCTGCGTGCTCCTGGGCGAGTACACCGAACTCAAGGAAGGCGACCAGGTCAAGCGCACCCGCCGCATCATGAGCGTCCCCGTGGGCGAAGTCATGATCGGCCGCGTCGTCAACGCGCTCGGCCAGGCCATCGACGACAAGGGCCCCATCACCACCGATAAGTACATCCCGCTCGAGCGCCTGGCGCCCGGCGTCGTGGACCGCCAGCCGGTGCGCGAGCCCATGGAGACCGGGCTCAAGGCCATCGACAGCATGATTCCCATCGGTCGCGGCCAGCGCGAGCTCATTATCGGCGACCGCCAGACCGGTAAGACCGCCGTCGCCATCGATACCATCATCCACAACAAGGGCAAGAACCTTATCTGCATCTACTGCGCCATCGGCCAGAAGCGCAGCTCCATCGCCCAGGTGGTGAAGATTCTGGAAGACTACGGCGCCATGGAGTACACCATCGTCGTGGCCGCTTCGGCGTCGGAGCCCGCGCCCATGCAATACATCGCGCCCTACGCCGCCTGCGCCATGGGCGAGTATTTCCGCGACACCGGCCGCCACGCCCTGTGCATCTACGACGATCTCTCCAAGCACGCCGCAGCCTACCGTGAGATCTCGCTCCTGCTGCGCCGTCCGCCGGGCCGCGAAGCTTACCCCGGCGACGTTTTCTATCTGCACTCCCGCCTGCTGGAGCGCGCGGCCAAGCTCAACGACAAGCTCGGCGGCGGTTCGCTCACCGCCCTGCCCATCATTGAGACCCAGGCCGGCGACGTCTCCGCCTACATTCCCACCAACGTCATCTCCATCACCGACGGCCAGATCTACTTGGAGACCGACCTGTTCAACAGCGGCGTCCGCCCCGCGGTCAACGTCGGCCTTTCGGTGAGCCGCGTGGGCGGCAACGCCCAGATCAAGGCCATGCGCCAGGTGGCCGGCACTCTGCGCCTGGAACTGGCCCAGTTCCGCGAGCTGGCCGCCTTCGCGCAGTTCGGCTCCGACCTCGATAAGGCCACCCAGGCGCAGCTCAACCGCGGCCGCCGCCTCACCGAAGCTCTCAAGCAGGACCAGTACGCGCCCCTCTCCGTCCCCAAGCAGATCGTGGAGATTTTCGCCGGCACAAGCGGCTTCCTCGACACTCTGCCCGTCGAGCAGGTGCGCGAATTCGAGGCCGAGCTCTTCAAGTACGTGGATTCGATGTATCCCGATGTCCTCAAGAAGATCGCGGAGAAGAAGGCGCTCGACGACGCCCTCCGCGGCGAGTTGAACAAGATTGTCAGTGATTTCAGGGATAAGTTCGTGAAAGACCGCCAGCTCGCCGGCGCGAGCTGATCTCTGAGAACTGAGAACCGAGAACGGAGAACTAACCGGCACCGGCAACTGGCAACTGAGCAATGGCAAACGTCCTGGACATTCGCCGCCGTATCCGCAGCGTGCGCAACACGCGGCAGATCACCAAGGCCATGAAGATGGTCTCGGCGGCCAAGCTGCGCCGCGCCCAGGACCGCGCCCTTTCCGCGCGGCCTTACGCCCGCATGCTCACCAGCGTGCTGCAGTCGCTGGTCACCCGCGCCGAGATCTACGACCCGGAGACCGGCGAAGCCCGCCATCCCCTGCTCGCCCGCCGCGAAGAAAAGGACATCCTGCTGGTCGTGGTCACCGGCGACAAGGGCTTGGCCGGCGCGTTCAACACCAATATCCTCAAGGCCGCGCAGCGCTTCCTCGAATCCAAGCCGGACAAGAATGTGGACATCATCGCCGTGGGTCGCAAGGGGCGCGACTTCCTGCGCCGCCGCTATCCCGCCGGCGAGCTGCAGCTTCGGGTCGCCGCCGGCATGCAGCATCCCGAAGCCGAGCCTCCTGCTCGCGCCGCAAGGATTCAGGTGGTCGGCGAACACACCAACATCTTCAGCCGCCTGGAGTTCACTCACGCCCGCGATCTGGCCGAAGAGGTCATCGCCGCCTACACCCGCGGCCAGGCCGATGCCGTGTATCTGGTTTACAACGAGTTCAAGTCGGTCGTCTCGCAGCGCCTCGTGGTGGATGAGATCCTGCCCATCGAGGAGATCGGCGCCGCCGATATCCGTATGGCCGAGGAGATGACCGACGAGCAGAAGAAGCGCCTGGTCGAGGCGGCGCGCGCCGCCGGCGTCAGCGTTCACGCCGCCGATACAGCCGAAATCGACCGCCGCGCCGCCGCCTTCGTCGCCGGCGTGGACTACATCTACGAGCAGCCGGCGCTGGAGCTCTTCCACAGCCTGCTGCCGCGCTACGTCAGCGTGCAGATTTTTCACGCCCTGCTGGAGTCGGTGGCCGCGGAGCATGCCGCCCGCATGACCGCCATGGACTCGGCCACCAACAACGCTTCGGAGATGATCGACGACCTGACCCTGGCCATGAACCGCGCCCGCCAGGCCCGTATCACCAAGGAGATCATCGAGATCGTTTCCGGAGCTGCAGCTTTGTAGTCATCTGGGGATTGTCGTAGTCGCCCTGGGCTTGCGAAGTTGCCTGGGATCTGCAGTTGAGGTTACGAAGCTAGAAGCTGGGAGCTAGCAGCTAGCAGCTAGGGGCTAGAAGCTCCAGCCAAGAGCCAAAGGCCAATAGCCAAGAGCGGTTTTTGAACTGAGAACCGAGAACTGAGAACTGATTATGGAAAACGTCGGTCGCGTCATCCAAGTCGCCGGCCCCGCCGTCGACGTGCAGTTCGCCGAGGCCCATCTGCCTCCCATCTATCAGGCCGTCCGCGTGGTCAGCGACGGCTTCGATGTCCCCGTGCCCATCAACGTCACTCTCGAAGTGCAGCAGCACCTGGGCGAGGGCCGCGTGCGTTGTGTAGCCATGCAGCCCACCGATGGCATGGTGCGGGGCATGAAAGCCATCGACTTGGGCGGGCCCATCACCGTGCCCGTGGGCGAAGGCACGCTGGGCCGCGTCATGAACGTCATTGGTGAGCCTGTGGACAACCTGGGGCCCATCACTGCCAAGGAGCGTCACCCCATCCACCGCCCTGCGCCCAGCTTCGAGGAGCAGGCCACCACCGCGGAGATGTTTGAGACCGGGGTCAAGGTCATCGACCTCGTCCAGCCCTTCCTCAAAGGCGGCAAGATCGGTTTATTCGGCGGCGCGGGCGTGGGCAAGACCGTGATCATCATGGAACTCATCAACAACGTCGCCAAGCAGCACGGCGGCTTCTCCGTCTTTGCCGGCGTGGGCGAGCGCACCCGCGAGGGCAATGACCTGTGGCTGGAGATGTCCGAGTCCGGCGTCATCAAGCCCGGCGACCCGGCCAACTCCAAGGCCGCGCTCATCTACGGCCAGATGACCGAGCCGCC
This genomic interval carries:
- a CDS encoding TonB-dependent receptor, translated to MEGDFSRKVGSLFVLLLLTASLAFGQGIVTGSISGTVVDQQQAVISGAKVTAEDVGTSQKYSTTTDNTGAFTIRALPVGTYNVSIEATGFQQLRIRNVAVSAGKDFLLGAKTLSIGAAEVVNVESTPPVVESTTAQVSTSFEARKVDELPGVFGGADVLALLVPGVVDTADAQFSNSNGTGISSNGQRGRSNNFQIDGQSNNDNSVAGPSLFLGNNDLIGEFQIVTNNFSAEYGRNSGTIINYVTKSGTNAYHGTLTYFHEGAFTDSLTNLDKNPVLGFCKEGEDPAVTGCSPVLKPKHVRNRGGGTFGGPIIKDKAWFFMSGWADRQRENFTSSTSTGLPTPAGNATLATAFCAGVTPSCPSHPGIGYLLTRGPWTISAGNPTAGNLTTVSVSDGVTTVPVEFGTITRTVPNGFNDWEASGRADIQVTSKDRFFARYLFQDLFFDFAASGGRSAAGYWVAGPGRTQQIGVDWVRNWTNTFVNQFRFSYSRAFFGFTGGSDPNCTVETINQCPFSVAITGRPSMGHATNLPQDRLVNNSQWQDNASWVIGKHTLKFGGEYARQRSPNNFLPSVNGSYSFTSFNNFVRNIASALTLADGPVLFNFKEQDAALYFQDDWRIKDNLTLQLGLRWEYTQQAVNLLHDLTVARESDPSTAFWDTTLPLSRTTFPLIPADTNNFGPNIGFAWTPRFWEGFFGKDKTVIRGGYRVAYDPAFYNIFANSATAAPVVNLGAIAAANRPIPAGTAYNGAELRAAKLPFLPLGVDPGIRAQTDVSPNFHNPYVQQWSLGLQREVTSKIGFEVRYVGNHAVGLFQTINANPRLDALLADFPDLVPSGVAPCSDPTMPGFAQFRPNCEKRLLRRRTNTAWSIYHGLQSRLDVQNWHGLTAGVSYTFSRTIDNVSEIFATFAGGNSNALAQNPFDINQGERGVSGISFPHAFSVYWIYDLPMFKNQQGFVGRLLGGWQINGIHRYRSGQPFNPLHVFWNTGYCDSAFYAQFFGFVDNCRPVLSNSSAPLDSVGLLDPFGSGNLINLFDCDDPFGATTGTGTAGCPFVSPSDVHWIINDDNFSFTSGGGPYQGVGRNTLRGETVNNVDLGIFKNTKINERFTLQFRAEATNLLNRMFRGVPDPIIDDCPLSGGAQSATAYCGGTPGSWMNVAFNSSNRRRMTFGLKLIF
- the hflX gene encoding GTPase HflX; amino-acid sequence: MEWGPRRTRPGSIPDQARRAAASARGPESEAAVPAVSVEESLAELRELATSAGAQVVGEFLQRRDRPDPATLVGRGKLQEISGALASSGADLLIFDHDLSPSQQRNIEQAVGTRVVDRTQLILDIFARHARTREGQLQVELAQLEYLLPRLTGRGVEMSQLAGGIGTRGPGETQLETDRRRIYRRIRHIQQQLEKVRRTRAQQRQRRESVPVATVALVGYTNAGKSTLFNALTRAGVEESPRLFATVDPTLRAVTLPSRRRILLSDTVGFIRNLPHTLVTSFRATLEEVERAALLLHVMDVTSPVAADHEAQVEKVLGELGAASKPRLRVVNKIDLLPPADRDARRDDERTVHISAARGIGISTLLDRIDQRLEEDPLSRVHLRMPQAEGKALAMVEARARVFARRYRDGFVELDAQAPASLLRKLRPYVVD
- a CDS encoding FoF1 ATP synthase subunit gamma translates to MANVLDIRRRIRSVRNTRQITKAMKMVSAAKLRRAQDRALSARPYARMLTSVLQSLVTRAEIYDPETGEARHPLLARREEKDILLVVVTGDKGLAGAFNTNILKAAQRFLESKPDKNVDIIAVGRKGRDFLRRRYPAGELQLRVAAGMQHPEAEPPARAARIQVVGEHTNIFSRLEFTHARDLAEEVIAAYTRGQADAVYLVYNEFKSVVSQRLVVDEILPIEEIGAADIRMAEEMTDEQKKRLVEAARAAGVSVHAADTAEIDRRAAAFVAGVDYIYEQPALELFHSLLPRYVSVQIFHALLESVAAEHAARMTAMDSATNNASEMIDDLTLAMNRARQARITKEIIEIVSGAAAL
- the hfq gene encoding RNA chaperone Hfq, producing the protein MLPADPKPAQNIQDAFLNNARRDKSVVTIYLVSGVKLTGRIRSFDKYSVILESNHQEQLIFKHAISTVVLPRPGHGAERSAAAHAAAPEPPSADSPEA
- the atpA gene encoding F0F1 ATP synthase subunit alpha, with the protein product MAQIKADEITQIIREQIENYESRVSVDEVGTIISLGDGIARIHGLDKVMAGEMLAFPHGVSGIAMNLEEDQVGCVLLGEYTELKEGDQVKRTRRIMSVPVGEVMIGRVVNALGQAIDDKGPITTDKYIPLERLAPGVVDRQPVREPMETGLKAIDSMIPIGRGQRELIIGDRQTGKTAVAIDTIIHNKGKNLICIYCAIGQKRSSIAQVVKILEDYGAMEYTIVVAASASEPAPMQYIAPYAACAMGEYFRDTGRHALCIYDDLSKHAAAYREISLLLRRPPGREAYPGDVFYLHSRLLERAAKLNDKLGGGSLTALPIIETQAGDVSAYIPTNVISITDGQIYLETDLFNSGVRPAVNVGLSVSRVGGNAQIKAMRQVAGTLRLELAQFRELAAFAQFGSDLDKATQAQLNRGRRLTEALKQDQYAPLSVPKQIVEIFAGTSGFLDTLPVEQVREFEAELFKYVDSMYPDVLKKIAEKKALDDALRGELNKIVSDFRDKFVKDRQLAGAS
- the atpH gene encoding ATP synthase F1 subunit delta — protein: MAAVVSRYARALADLAIEKHLDPARTVAELNALAEVIAQHHELRTVLENPSVPARQKLAVLDAIVARLGVSRYLRNFAAVVMDHRRIAALPEIARQFALELDSRLGFAEAEITSARELAEDEKRDLTARLEKLTGKKIRPRYRQDPQVLGGAVIRIGSTVYDGTVRGQLQRLKEQLAGT
- a CDS encoding urate hydroxylase PuuD — encoded protein: MDFLSSVLPALFQVKILPPGDGPLYEVTLRWIHFLAGITWIGLLYFFNLVNVPFQKELEAGYKGKVVLALMPRALWWFRWGAMMTVLAGFMYWMIIVAADARNAAVHGLSASSMNSVLNFLGIWIGTWVLVMLLVTHGKGALNKGPFLAVFVAALIFGATMIYLKLNAHGWESSRMLSIGVGGGYGFIMLFNVWGIIWRNQKKILAWTRANVTDGTPVPEQSAKLARAAFLASRTNAWLSVPMLFFMASASHYTFLVQ
- a CDS encoding ATP synthase F0 subunit B, which produces MTARLALLAVLFAGLVLAAAAFAQEHQPAAQPGHEASDSSQAAGEHEGDAHAEFKYSPSVRKIAEWTGMSVESAYWVSVILNFVAVVVVLWVVLRPVIGKAFADRNVAIRQSIDEARKASEEAQKRLADIEARLARISTEIADLRSAAEADVAAEEARLRAAAEEDKAAILRAAEEEISAAARLARKDLKAYAAELAVSLAEKRIQVSEQADQQMVRSFLEQLSRDGR